One genomic window of Metopolophium dirhodum isolate CAU chromosome 4, ASM1992520v1, whole genome shotgun sequence includes the following:
- the LOC132943378 gene encoding uncharacterized protein LOC132943378 isoform X2 translates to MPDCNNLKMENIEESMPGCALKCLRNVEDTSQSVHKVKYGVNTIGRGLNNDIILKNLNVSRTHCHLRVEKKESKDIAYIKDLGTSNGTIVGNINLIQFEEHQLNDLDMIVLASGDEGVVLQYIDKIDRTINFSNLCNNNKRKVLCEENLDDESTAVKIPKLVINESEQNLLKKPFSNANTNPSNSLNNLPNVANNLQQAEHKNQLELVDAFFKTYQDFGDQKLPVEDPKIIPNSTEPSYSKYNDNISNSVKIKIEPDTIINNVFSQGTYRDEEDSVVYCISDEENDINDNGLELSNNKIEKQEQMNTSSTKHSCPSTSKIENNLNFPELSFQCQRNEKTRDDIDDVIYIPPNMNSDNINTLISSSDSESDYNSKCPKIIEPFPMKVNKRGQTKSLVENKYIIKTRAKSEKIIHSKKKAEEVIVDQNKQIIQERQMRLKKLATNNSINKNASTNDNFIDKPSTIGKLKKKSRISRLEQINNDNCIPSTSKSHLPILEVDKKVRFNSKEITSTINNQIEQFSFSNYKNIDSSTTKIIKPINFAFFDTLSRICKWNAVWLYEEKFADASPPLVKNIYKMKEQFDTPSEYSSTMNSVLFYEIWSKISESYHMVLSKNPNLEQSIFEKSSKKNLPLPTFGIQSVNKEFSTSVPALKSINQPLWCLKCIGTNKNIETLTVSRNSLKGCLCIVIVQSNCFGTDIVGNKKPTKSRNIFFGYVNMTKKIGYHSNSQFYMELIITKKTENIPNGTHIQLMDIFYLLSELRLFQAINNVTTSTLCKALITPQLHNYSIDSSKANSKNYNINSLLLNNSQKEAVKMAVTICNAVEPNVGLIIGPPGTGKTNVICNIILSLMSKQLTKTTTKPKLLICAPSNEAADAIVRRIIEIKKDLKHESQFNVVRVGSGQKYDPNSPIADVMLDTVIKQKMGNPLNEANQQCQSNNLFIYTNKKDLENEILINTEVIVTTLNSCFSKTMEEAFKPSNIKSLNNCHFTACIVDEAGQSIEPLIFVPILLGIDKLILVGDDKQLQPLVKSKVAKDNGLGISLFKRLKTWFEQKRSTRKSFPVTMLNTQYRMHYEICLFPSKYFYKGEIKTAPSVKMRKQLSFHPYMILEHESLQDNTGEVNIGEANMIVTLVDILLNSECRSLTIAVLTPYHKQREQINILLKKKKISLNVNTIDSFQGGECDVLLISTVRTNGVGFMDDICRLNVALTRAKQSLIICGNFMSLRGERVWSDLIEDAKERKLIKKVSKKVMTNSKVLLAMIKL, encoded by the exons A TGCCTGAttgcaataatttaaaaatggaaaacATTGAAGAAAGTATGCCTGGCTGTGCTCTTAAATGTCTTCGAAACGTTGAAGATACTTCCCAAAgtgtacacaaagttaaatatggAGTG aataCTATTGGAAGAGGATTAAACAATGATATCATactcaaaaatttaaatgtatcaaGAACTCATTGCCACTTACGAGTTGAAAAAAAAGAATCCAAAGATATTGCATACATTAAGGATTTAGGT acATCAAATGGTACTATTGTTGgcaatataaatttgattcaatttGAAGAACATCAGTTGAATGATTTAGATATGATTGTGTTAGCTAGTGGTGACGAAGGAGTTGTTCtacaatatattgataaaatagatcgtactattaatttttcaaatctatgt aataataataaaaggaaaGTACTCTGCGAAGAAAATTTGGATGATGAATCGACTGCtgtaaaaattccaaaattag ttataAATGAATCTGAACAGAATTTATTAAAGAAaccattttcaaatgcaaatacTAATCCATCAAATTCGTTGAACAATTTGCCTAATGTTgctaataatttacaacaagcCGAACATAAAAATCAGTTAGAATTAGTCGATGCTTTTTTCAAGACTTATCAAGATTTTGGTGATCAAAAACTACCAGTTGAAGATCCCAAAATAATTCCAAATAGTACAGAACCATCCTATTctaaatacaatgataatatatctaattctgtgaaaataaaaatagaaccagacactataattaataatgtatttagtcAAGGAACATATCGCGATGAAGAAGATAGTGTAGTTTATTGTATATCAGATGAAGAAAATGATATAAATGACAATGGCTTGGAATTGTCcaacaataaaattgaaaaacaggAACAAATGAACACATCATCCACTAAACATTCATGCCCATCTACttcaaaaatagaaaataatttaaactttccAGAATTGTCTTTTCAATGTCAAAGAAATGAAAAAACCAGAGATGATATAGATGATGTGATTTACATACCACCCAACATGAATtcagataatataaatactttgataagtTCAAGTGATAGTGAAAGTGATTACAATAGTAAATGCCCAAAAATTATTGAACCTTTTCCTATGAAAGTTAATAAAAGGGGCCAAACAAAGTCActagttgaaaataaatatataataaaaactagagctaaatcagaaaaaataatcCACAGTAAAAAGAAAGCAGAAGAAGTAATTGTtgatcaaaataaacaaattattcaagAAAGACAAATGAGGCTTAAAAAGTTGGCTACAAATaactcaataaataaaaatgcatcaactaatgacaattttattgataagcCTTCAACAATtggtaaattaaaaaagaaaagtcGAATATCTAGATTGgaacaaattaataatgataattgtatTCCAAGTACATCAAAGTCTCATTTACCTATACTAGAGGTTGATAAAAAAGTTAGATTTAATAGTAAAGAAATAACATCAACCATAAACAATCAAATAGAACAATTTTCATTCtctaattacaaaaatatagattCTTCAACTACAAAAATTATCAAGCCAAttaattttgctttttttgATACGCTTAGTAGAATATGTAAGTGGAATGCAGTGTGGTTGTAT GAGGAAAAATTTGCTGATGCGTCTCCAccattagtaaaaaatatatacaaaatgaaAGAACAATTTGATACTCCATCTGAATATTCTTCTACAATGAACTCAGTGTTGTTCTATGAAATTTGGTCGAAAATAAGTGAATCATATCATATGGTACTTAGTAAAAACCCTAATTTGGAGcaatcaatttttgaaaaatcttcAAAGAA aaaTTTACCTCTCCCTACGTTTGGTATTCAATCTGTCAATAAAGAATTTTCCACATCGGTGCCAGCATTAAAATCTATTAATCAGCCACTATGGtgcttaaaatgtatag ggacAAATAAGAATATCGAAACTTTAACGGTATCAAGAAACTCACTCAAGGGAtgtttatgtattgttatagtACAGTCAAACTGCTTTGGAACAGATATTGTTGGAAATAAAAAACCTACTAAAtcaagaaacattttttttggttatgtTAATATGACAAAAAAGATTG gataCCACTCAAATTCACAATTTTACATGGaacttattattacaaaaaagacTGAAAATATTCCAAATGGAACACATATTCAATTGATG gatattttttatttactctcGGAACTACGTTTATTTCAAGCTATAAATAATGTGACAACATCTACGCTATGCAAGGCACTCATCACTCCACAATTGCATAACTACTCTATTGATTCTTCAAAagcaaattcaaaaaattataacataaat agtttattattaaacaatagtcAAAAAGAAGCAGTAAAAATGGCTGTGACAATTTGTAATGCTGTAGAACCAAATGTTGGTTTGATAATTGGACCTCCAGGCACAGGCAAAACAAATgttatctgtaatattattttaagtttaatgtcTAAACAATTGACCAAGACTACAACTAAACCTAAACTTCTTATTTGTGCACCTTCTAATGAAGCTGCTGATGCAATAGTTAGAcgaataatagaaattaaaaaggACTTAAAAC atGAATCACAATTCAATGTGGTACGAGTGGGTAGTGGCCAAAAATATGATCCAAATTCTCCTATTGCTGATGTTATGCTGGATACTGTAATCAAACAAAAAATGGGAAATCCTTTAAATGAAGCTAAT caACAATGTCAATCAAATAATTTGTTCATATATACCAATAAGAAAGATCTTGAAAatgaaatacttataaatactgAAGTTATTGTGACAACATTAAACTCCTGTTTTTCCAAAACAATGGAGGAGGCCTTCAAGCCttcaaatattaa gtcATTGAATAATTGTCATTTTACTGCTTGTATAGTAGATGAAGCTGGACAATCTATAGAACCTCTGATTTTTGTTCCTATACTACTTggtattgataaattaattttggttggAGATGATAAACAACTTCAACCATTAGTAAAAAGCAAg GTGGCCAAAGATAATGGTCTTGGTATTTCTCTTTTCAAACGACTTAAGACTTGGTTTGAACAAAAGCGCTCTACACGGAAAAGTTTTCCAGTAACGATGTTGAATACACAATATAGAATGCATTATGAAATTTGTTTATTTCCatcaaaatacttttataaaggAGAAATTAAAACTGCACCATCTGTCAAAATGAGGAAGCAACTGTCATTTCATCCATACATGATCCTAGAACATGAAAGCCTACAAGATAATAcagg TGAGGTAAATATTGGAGAAGCAAATATGATTGTAACTTTGGTAGATATTTTACTCAATTCGGAATGTCGATCACTAACCATTGCAGTCTTAACACCTTACCATAAACAGAGAGagcaaattaatatattattaaagaagaA gaaGATCTCATTAAACGTCAATACAATAGATTCATTTCAAGGTGGTGAATGTGATGTGTTATTGATATCAACAGTTCGAACAAATGGAGTTGGATTTATGGATGATATTTGTCGGTTGAATGTTGCTTTAACACGTGCTAagcaatcattaataatatgcgGAAACTTTATGTCTTTGAGA g
- the LOC132943378 gene encoding uncharacterized protein LOC132943378 isoform X1, giving the protein MYNLPDCNNLKMENIEESMPGCALKCLRNVEDTSQSVHKVKYGVNTIGRGLNNDIILKNLNVSRTHCHLRVEKKESKDIAYIKDLGTSNGTIVGNINLIQFEEHQLNDLDMIVLASGDEGVVLQYIDKIDRTINFSNLCNNNKRKVLCEENLDDESTAVKIPKLVINESEQNLLKKPFSNANTNPSNSLNNLPNVANNLQQAEHKNQLELVDAFFKTYQDFGDQKLPVEDPKIIPNSTEPSYSKYNDNISNSVKIKIEPDTIINNVFSQGTYRDEEDSVVYCISDEENDINDNGLELSNNKIEKQEQMNTSSTKHSCPSTSKIENNLNFPELSFQCQRNEKTRDDIDDVIYIPPNMNSDNINTLISSSDSESDYNSKCPKIIEPFPMKVNKRGQTKSLVENKYIIKTRAKSEKIIHSKKKAEEVIVDQNKQIIQERQMRLKKLATNNSINKNASTNDNFIDKPSTIGKLKKKSRISRLEQINNDNCIPSTSKSHLPILEVDKKVRFNSKEITSTINNQIEQFSFSNYKNIDSSTTKIIKPINFAFFDTLSRICKWNAVWLYEEKFADASPPLVKNIYKMKEQFDTPSEYSSTMNSVLFYEIWSKISESYHMVLSKNPNLEQSIFEKSSKKNLPLPTFGIQSVNKEFSTSVPALKSINQPLWCLKCIGTNKNIETLTVSRNSLKGCLCIVIVQSNCFGTDIVGNKKPTKSRNIFFGYVNMTKKIGYHSNSQFYMELIITKKTENIPNGTHIQLMDIFYLLSELRLFQAINNVTTSTLCKALITPQLHNYSIDSSKANSKNYNINSLLLNNSQKEAVKMAVTICNAVEPNVGLIIGPPGTGKTNVICNIILSLMSKQLTKTTTKPKLLICAPSNEAADAIVRRIIEIKKDLKHESQFNVVRVGSGQKYDPNSPIADVMLDTVIKQKMGNPLNEANQQCQSNNLFIYTNKKDLENEILINTEVIVTTLNSCFSKTMEEAFKPSNIKSLNNCHFTACIVDEAGQSIEPLIFVPILLGIDKLILVGDDKQLQPLVKSKVAKDNGLGISLFKRLKTWFEQKRSTRKSFPVTMLNTQYRMHYEICLFPSKYFYKGEIKTAPSVKMRKQLSFHPYMILEHESLQDNTGEVNIGEANMIVTLVDILLNSECRSLTIAVLTPYHKQREQINILLKKKKISLNVNTIDSFQGGECDVLLISTVRTNGVGFMDDICRLNVALTRAKQSLIICGNFMSLRGERVWSDLIEDAKERKLIKKVSKKVMTNSKVLLAMIKL; this is encoded by the exons ATGTATAACT TGCCTGAttgcaataatttaaaaatggaaaacATTGAAGAAAGTATGCCTGGCTGTGCTCTTAAATGTCTTCGAAACGTTGAAGATACTTCCCAAAgtgtacacaaagttaaatatggAGTG aataCTATTGGAAGAGGATTAAACAATGATATCATactcaaaaatttaaatgtatcaaGAACTCATTGCCACTTACGAGTTGAAAAAAAAGAATCCAAAGATATTGCATACATTAAGGATTTAGGT acATCAAATGGTACTATTGTTGgcaatataaatttgattcaatttGAAGAACATCAGTTGAATGATTTAGATATGATTGTGTTAGCTAGTGGTGACGAAGGAGTTGTTCtacaatatattgataaaatagatcgtactattaatttttcaaatctatgt aataataataaaaggaaaGTACTCTGCGAAGAAAATTTGGATGATGAATCGACTGCtgtaaaaattccaaaattag ttataAATGAATCTGAACAGAATTTATTAAAGAAaccattttcaaatgcaaatacTAATCCATCAAATTCGTTGAACAATTTGCCTAATGTTgctaataatttacaacaagcCGAACATAAAAATCAGTTAGAATTAGTCGATGCTTTTTTCAAGACTTATCAAGATTTTGGTGATCAAAAACTACCAGTTGAAGATCCCAAAATAATTCCAAATAGTACAGAACCATCCTATTctaaatacaatgataatatatctaattctgtgaaaataaaaatagaaccagacactataattaataatgtatttagtcAAGGAACATATCGCGATGAAGAAGATAGTGTAGTTTATTGTATATCAGATGAAGAAAATGATATAAATGACAATGGCTTGGAATTGTCcaacaataaaattgaaaaacaggAACAAATGAACACATCATCCACTAAACATTCATGCCCATCTACttcaaaaatagaaaataatttaaactttccAGAATTGTCTTTTCAATGTCAAAGAAATGAAAAAACCAGAGATGATATAGATGATGTGATTTACATACCACCCAACATGAATtcagataatataaatactttgataagtTCAAGTGATAGTGAAAGTGATTACAATAGTAAATGCCCAAAAATTATTGAACCTTTTCCTATGAAAGTTAATAAAAGGGGCCAAACAAAGTCActagttgaaaataaatatataataaaaactagagctaaatcagaaaaaataatcCACAGTAAAAAGAAAGCAGAAGAAGTAATTGTtgatcaaaataaacaaattattcaagAAAGACAAATGAGGCTTAAAAAGTTGGCTACAAATaactcaataaataaaaatgcatcaactaatgacaattttattgataagcCTTCAACAATtggtaaattaaaaaagaaaagtcGAATATCTAGATTGgaacaaattaataatgataattgtatTCCAAGTACATCAAAGTCTCATTTACCTATACTAGAGGTTGATAAAAAAGTTAGATTTAATAGTAAAGAAATAACATCAACCATAAACAATCAAATAGAACAATTTTCATTCtctaattacaaaaatatagattCTTCAACTACAAAAATTATCAAGCCAAttaattttgctttttttgATACGCTTAGTAGAATATGTAAGTGGAATGCAGTGTGGTTGTAT GAGGAAAAATTTGCTGATGCGTCTCCAccattagtaaaaaatatatacaaaatgaaAGAACAATTTGATACTCCATCTGAATATTCTTCTACAATGAACTCAGTGTTGTTCTATGAAATTTGGTCGAAAATAAGTGAATCATATCATATGGTACTTAGTAAAAACCCTAATTTGGAGcaatcaatttttgaaaaatcttcAAAGAA aaaTTTACCTCTCCCTACGTTTGGTATTCAATCTGTCAATAAAGAATTTTCCACATCGGTGCCAGCATTAAAATCTATTAATCAGCCACTATGGtgcttaaaatgtatag ggacAAATAAGAATATCGAAACTTTAACGGTATCAAGAAACTCACTCAAGGGAtgtttatgtattgttatagtACAGTCAAACTGCTTTGGAACAGATATTGTTGGAAATAAAAAACCTACTAAAtcaagaaacattttttttggttatgtTAATATGACAAAAAAGATTG gataCCACTCAAATTCACAATTTTACATGGaacttattattacaaaaaagacTGAAAATATTCCAAATGGAACACATATTCAATTGATG gatattttttatttactctcGGAACTACGTTTATTTCAAGCTATAAATAATGTGACAACATCTACGCTATGCAAGGCACTCATCACTCCACAATTGCATAACTACTCTATTGATTCTTCAAAagcaaattcaaaaaattataacataaat agtttattattaaacaatagtcAAAAAGAAGCAGTAAAAATGGCTGTGACAATTTGTAATGCTGTAGAACCAAATGTTGGTTTGATAATTGGACCTCCAGGCACAGGCAAAACAAATgttatctgtaatattattttaagtttaatgtcTAAACAATTGACCAAGACTACAACTAAACCTAAACTTCTTATTTGTGCACCTTCTAATGAAGCTGCTGATGCAATAGTTAGAcgaataatagaaattaaaaaggACTTAAAAC atGAATCACAATTCAATGTGGTACGAGTGGGTAGTGGCCAAAAATATGATCCAAATTCTCCTATTGCTGATGTTATGCTGGATACTGTAATCAAACAAAAAATGGGAAATCCTTTAAATGAAGCTAAT caACAATGTCAATCAAATAATTTGTTCATATATACCAATAAGAAAGATCTTGAAAatgaaatacttataaatactgAAGTTATTGTGACAACATTAAACTCCTGTTTTTCCAAAACAATGGAGGAGGCCTTCAAGCCttcaaatattaa gtcATTGAATAATTGTCATTTTACTGCTTGTATAGTAGATGAAGCTGGACAATCTATAGAACCTCTGATTTTTGTTCCTATACTACTTggtattgataaattaattttggttggAGATGATAAACAACTTCAACCATTAGTAAAAAGCAAg GTGGCCAAAGATAATGGTCTTGGTATTTCTCTTTTCAAACGACTTAAGACTTGGTTTGAACAAAAGCGCTCTACACGGAAAAGTTTTCCAGTAACGATGTTGAATACACAATATAGAATGCATTATGAAATTTGTTTATTTCCatcaaaatacttttataaaggAGAAATTAAAACTGCACCATCTGTCAAAATGAGGAAGCAACTGTCATTTCATCCATACATGATCCTAGAACATGAAAGCCTACAAGATAATAcagg TGAGGTAAATATTGGAGAAGCAAATATGATTGTAACTTTGGTAGATATTTTACTCAATTCGGAATGTCGATCACTAACCATTGCAGTCTTAACACCTTACCATAAACAGAGAGagcaaattaatatattattaaagaagaA gaaGATCTCATTAAACGTCAATACAATAGATTCATTTCAAGGTGGTGAATGTGATGTGTTATTGATATCAACAGTTCGAACAAATGGAGTTGGATTTATGGATGATATTTGTCGGTTGAATGTTGCTTTAACACGTGCTAagcaatcattaataatatgcgGAAACTTTATGTCTTTGAGA g
- the LOC132943378 gene encoding uncharacterized protein LOC132943378 isoform X4, whose protein sequence is MYNLPDCNNLKMENIEESMPGCALKCLRNVEDTSQSVHKVKYGVTSNGTIVGNINLIQFEEHQLNDLDMIVLASGDEGVVLQYIDKIDRTINFSNLCNNNKRKVLCEENLDDESTAVKIPKLVINESEQNLLKKPFSNANTNPSNSLNNLPNVANNLQQAEHKNQLELVDAFFKTYQDFGDQKLPVEDPKIIPNSTEPSYSKYNDNISNSVKIKIEPDTIINNVFSQGTYRDEEDSVVYCISDEENDINDNGLELSNNKIEKQEQMNTSSTKHSCPSTSKIENNLNFPELSFQCQRNEKTRDDIDDVIYIPPNMNSDNINTLISSSDSESDYNSKCPKIIEPFPMKVNKRGQTKSLVENKYIIKTRAKSEKIIHSKKKAEEVIVDQNKQIIQERQMRLKKLATNNSINKNASTNDNFIDKPSTIGKLKKKSRISRLEQINNDNCIPSTSKSHLPILEVDKKVRFNSKEITSTINNQIEQFSFSNYKNIDSSTTKIIKPINFAFFDTLSRICKWNAVWLYEEKFADASPPLVKNIYKMKEQFDTPSEYSSTMNSVLFYEIWSKISESYHMVLSKNPNLEQSIFEKSSKKNLPLPTFGIQSVNKEFSTSVPALKSINQPLWCLKCIGTNKNIETLTVSRNSLKGCLCIVIVQSNCFGTDIVGNKKPTKSRNIFFGYVNMTKKIGYHSNSQFYMELIITKKTENIPNGTHIQLMDIFYLLSELRLFQAINNVTTSTLCKALITPQLHNYSIDSSKANSKNYNINSLLLNNSQKEAVKMAVTICNAVEPNVGLIIGPPGTGKTNVICNIILSLMSKQLTKTTTKPKLLICAPSNEAADAIVRRIIEIKKDLKHESQFNVVRVGSGQKYDPNSPIADVMLDTVIKQKMGNPLNEANQQCQSNNLFIYTNKKDLENEILINTEVIVTTLNSCFSKTMEEAFKPSNIKSLNNCHFTACIVDEAGQSIEPLIFVPILLGIDKLILVGDDKQLQPLVKSKVAKDNGLGISLFKRLKTWFEQKRSTRKSFPVTMLNTQYRMHYEICLFPSKYFYKGEIKTAPSVKMRKQLSFHPYMILEHESLQDNTGEVNIGEANMIVTLVDILLNSECRSLTIAVLTPYHKQREQINILLKKKKISLNVNTIDSFQGGECDVLLISTVRTNGVGFMDDICRLNVALTRAKQSLIICGNFMSLRGERVWSDLIEDAKERKLIKKVSKKVMTNSKVLLAMIKL, encoded by the exons ATGTATAACT TGCCTGAttgcaataatttaaaaatggaaaacATTGAAGAAAGTATGCCTGGCTGTGCTCTTAAATGTCTTCGAAACGTTGAAGATACTTCCCAAAgtgtacacaaagttaaatatggAGTG acATCAAATGGTACTATTGTTGgcaatataaatttgattcaatttGAAGAACATCAGTTGAATGATTTAGATATGATTGTGTTAGCTAGTGGTGACGAAGGAGTTGTTCtacaatatattgataaaatagatcgtactattaatttttcaaatctatgt aataataataaaaggaaaGTACTCTGCGAAGAAAATTTGGATGATGAATCGACTGCtgtaaaaattccaaaattag ttataAATGAATCTGAACAGAATTTATTAAAGAAaccattttcaaatgcaaatacTAATCCATCAAATTCGTTGAACAATTTGCCTAATGTTgctaataatttacaacaagcCGAACATAAAAATCAGTTAGAATTAGTCGATGCTTTTTTCAAGACTTATCAAGATTTTGGTGATCAAAAACTACCAGTTGAAGATCCCAAAATAATTCCAAATAGTACAGAACCATCCTATTctaaatacaatgataatatatctaattctgtgaaaataaaaatagaaccagacactataattaataatgtatttagtcAAGGAACATATCGCGATGAAGAAGATAGTGTAGTTTATTGTATATCAGATGAAGAAAATGATATAAATGACAATGGCTTGGAATTGTCcaacaataaaattgaaaaacaggAACAAATGAACACATCATCCACTAAACATTCATGCCCATCTACttcaaaaatagaaaataatttaaactttccAGAATTGTCTTTTCAATGTCAAAGAAATGAAAAAACCAGAGATGATATAGATGATGTGATTTACATACCACCCAACATGAATtcagataatataaatactttgataagtTCAAGTGATAGTGAAAGTGATTACAATAGTAAATGCCCAAAAATTATTGAACCTTTTCCTATGAAAGTTAATAAAAGGGGCCAAACAAAGTCActagttgaaaataaatatataataaaaactagagctaaatcagaaaaaataatcCACAGTAAAAAGAAAGCAGAAGAAGTAATTGTtgatcaaaataaacaaattattcaagAAAGACAAATGAGGCTTAAAAAGTTGGCTACAAATaactcaataaataaaaatgcatcaactaatgacaattttattgataagcCTTCAACAATtggtaaattaaaaaagaaaagtcGAATATCTAGATTGgaacaaattaataatgataattgtatTCCAAGTACATCAAAGTCTCATTTACCTATACTAGAGGTTGATAAAAAAGTTAGATTTAATAGTAAAGAAATAACATCAACCATAAACAATCAAATAGAACAATTTTCATTCtctaattacaaaaatatagattCTTCAACTACAAAAATTATCAAGCCAAttaattttgctttttttgATACGCTTAGTAGAATATGTAAGTGGAATGCAGTGTGGTTGTAT GAGGAAAAATTTGCTGATGCGTCTCCAccattagtaaaaaatatatacaaaatgaaAGAACAATTTGATACTCCATCTGAATATTCTTCTACAATGAACTCAGTGTTGTTCTATGAAATTTGGTCGAAAATAAGTGAATCATATCATATGGTACTTAGTAAAAACCCTAATTTGGAGcaatcaatttttgaaaaatcttcAAAGAA aaaTTTACCTCTCCCTACGTTTGGTATTCAATCTGTCAATAAAGAATTTTCCACATCGGTGCCAGCATTAAAATCTATTAATCAGCCACTATGGtgcttaaaatgtatag ggacAAATAAGAATATCGAAACTTTAACGGTATCAAGAAACTCACTCAAGGGAtgtttatgtattgttatagtACAGTCAAACTGCTTTGGAACAGATATTGTTGGAAATAAAAAACCTACTAAAtcaagaaacattttttttggttatgtTAATATGACAAAAAAGATTG gataCCACTCAAATTCACAATTTTACATGGaacttattattacaaaaaagacTGAAAATATTCCAAATGGAACACATATTCAATTGATG gatattttttatttactctcGGAACTACGTTTATTTCAAGCTATAAATAATGTGACAACATCTACGCTATGCAAGGCACTCATCACTCCACAATTGCATAACTACTCTATTGATTCTTCAAAagcaaattcaaaaaattataacataaat agtttattattaaacaatagtcAAAAAGAAGCAGTAAAAATGGCTGTGACAATTTGTAATGCTGTAGAACCAAATGTTGGTTTGATAATTGGACCTCCAGGCACAGGCAAAACAAATgttatctgtaatattattttaagtttaatgtcTAAACAATTGACCAAGACTACAACTAAACCTAAACTTCTTATTTGTGCACCTTCTAATGAAGCTGCTGATGCAATAGTTAGAcgaataatagaaattaaaaaggACTTAAAAC atGAATCACAATTCAATGTGGTACGAGTGGGTAGTGGCCAAAAATATGATCCAAATTCTCCTATTGCTGATGTTATGCTGGATACTGTAATCAAACAAAAAATGGGAAATCCTTTAAATGAAGCTAAT caACAATGTCAATCAAATAATTTGTTCATATATACCAATAAGAAAGATCTTGAAAatgaaatacttataaatactgAAGTTATTGTGACAACATTAAACTCCTGTTTTTCCAAAACAATGGAGGAGGCCTTCAAGCCttcaaatattaa gtcATTGAATAATTGTCATTTTACTGCTTGTATAGTAGATGAAGCTGGACAATCTATAGAACCTCTGATTTTTGTTCCTATACTACTTggtattgataaattaattttggttggAGATGATAAACAACTTCAACCATTAGTAAAAAGCAAg GTGGCCAAAGATAATGGTCTTGGTATTTCTCTTTTCAAACGACTTAAGACTTGGTTTGAACAAAAGCGCTCTACACGGAAAAGTTTTCCAGTAACGATGTTGAATACACAATATAGAATGCATTATGAAATTTGTTTATTTCCatcaaaatacttttataaaggAGAAATTAAAACTGCACCATCTGTCAAAATGAGGAAGCAACTGTCATTTCATCCATACATGATCCTAGAACATGAAAGCCTACAAGATAATAcagg TGAGGTAAATATTGGAGAAGCAAATATGATTGTAACTTTGGTAGATATTTTACTCAATTCGGAATGTCGATCACTAACCATTGCAGTCTTAACACCTTACCATAAACAGAGAGagcaaattaatatattattaaagaagaA gaaGATCTCATTAAACGTCAATACAATAGATTCATTTCAAGGTGGTGAATGTGATGTGTTATTGATATCAACAGTTCGAACAAATGGAGTTGGATTTATGGATGATATTTGTCGGTTGAATGTTGCTTTAACACGTGCTAagcaatcattaataatatgcgGAAACTTTATGTCTTTGAGA g